From Cyanobacterium sp. T60_A2020_053:
TTGATTTACTTTTGTAACTAAAGTTAATACATTGTTTAAAGTAACTCCCCGCTGTAAAGCGCGCGTGGCCGCCGCCTGAATAACTGGACCATCAGCAAGAGGATCAGAATAAGGCACACCCAACTCGATCATATCTGCCCCGTTTTCAGCCAGTAGATAAATTGCTTTTTCAGTAGTATCTAAATCAGGGTCTCCAGCCGTCAGAAAAGGAATTAAGGCACATTGCCCCTGCTGTTTGAGATTAGCGAAACATTGGGAAACTGAGGTCATCTAAACTACGTTTAACTTTTTACTATCACCCATTAATAATACTGTTTTCTGGTCAAAATTCATTAGACTTGTCCAAAAAATAGCACTTTTTTATCGTATATTGGGCTTCTAGCCCGAAAATCAAAAATGTTTAATACCTCGTAGGGGTTGAATATTATTCAACCCTTGCAAACTTCGGCTATGGTAGAAGACCAGAATTTGCTAAGATAAAAGTTAAGTTTTGTAAAGAAAGCAAAAATATTGAAAGTTTCTAGCGTTAAAGAAAATTGGCATTCCCTCGATCCCATTTGGCAAGGAGGAGAAAAAGAAATAACCTCTGGATTACCCCATGAACAACTAGCGCCCCCTTGGCAGATACTATTATTAGGTGATGGCTCACCCACACGGCATCTCAGACTATTAACAGGGGAAAAAACCGCCGTAGATGTTATTGATATGTCAATCATTGGTATGGCTCAAGATAACGCCCCTGATGACGTTGCCAGAGTGCCAAATCCCAAACTCAGAAGGCAAGTATGGTTAACTACCGCTTCTGGGCAAAGATTAGCCTATGCTTCTTCATGGTGGGAAGCCAATAACGTTGATGAGTATTTGGAAAATCGGGCGCTACCCATTTGGGAGAGTTTATCAAAATTACATACCGAATTATATCGAGATGTTAGAGGCATTTATTACGGCAATAATGCAGAATTAGAGAAAGGATTTGGCGAAAAAGGACCTTTTTGGGGCAGACATTACCTATTTTGGCATCGTCGCCAACCTCTTACCCTTATTTATGAAGTTTTTTCTCCTTATCTATGTCGTTATTTAGGTCCACAAAATTAGGGAGAAAGATAAATCGCCATTTTGTCTCAATAATTTTTGATTAGGGTAGAGAAAAGAGGTCTTGATCACTTACAGGTCAGTAATATCAACATCTTAGTTCAATTTATTGAACGGAAACCTGTTGGTTCCGTGTAATTCATTACACGGTGGGGTATAGGACGAAGATATAATCTTTTTTAAACGAATCATCTGAACTTGATATTAATACTTACAGCGCATTTCAAATGAATAAACCACGTTTTTTGTGTCTCGCCTCGATGCGCAAAGACGCAAAGATAGTATTTGTAATAATCCAAAGTGTGGTTTAAGGAAATGAAAACTGCTGTAATTCTCGGTGCGTAAATCCTCAATTATCCATTGTTTATTTCGCTTGTATTAATCCTTCCGTCATAGTAGCTAACTTTTCCAAATCTTTTTGTAAACGATTAACCTCATTTTGGGCTTGACGCTTACGCACCAGCGCCCTCCGCGCCAAATCTTCACGGTTTTGACTTAATGCCTGACGTGCCACTTTTTCCCATGTTTCTACCTCAGCTAAGGCTTGGGTATATTGTGGTTGTAATTGATGCCAAACTACTTTTATCTTATCAAGAGCATCTTTAACAATTTTATCTCTTTGACGAGGATTAGTCGCATCCAGCGCCCTTCCCATGGGTTGAAATAAATTAAATACATCAATATTACCGATAGAGGGAATAAACTCCTTAATTTGCTGACTTTCACTCACCCCTGTTTTACACCAAGTGGCAAAATGCTCACAATTATTGAACATTAAATTATACTCATTTTCGCCGAGACGACTATAAGCACGACTGATGACTATATCATCGATAAAACAGAAACCATCAGGATATGAGCGCACATACACAGGATTATCACGGTGAAATATCTGTAATGAAGTTACCTCAACCACTTCACTAGGTTTACGGTAGTGTATCACCTCATTATTGCCAATATCGATGCCGTGATGTTGATAAACACCATCAAGATTAGCAAATTGTCGCCAAACGTACAGTTGATCTCCTCTTGCCATTATCTAATTACCTCACTTTTCACATAAAACTGTTACTCAAATTAATGATTAATATGGCTCTATTACTTTCAGTATGATAAATTGTTCTTTTAAATAAGGAAAGGAGAAAAATATTGCAATATTTAGATCGATTATGGCAATTAAGTGAGTTAAAAAGGCAACAGGAGTAATACTTTCAGGATTTTTGGTAACTACCTACGTCAAGTAAATTAGTTAATGCACAAAAAGTGTAAAGAGCATAATAGAATGAATAGATTTCGCTCATATCTGAGCTAAAAGCTGTAAATAAGGCTATGAACTGCGCCCTCCAACCATATCTATTGTAATCGGTTGATGTCATTATTAGAACCAATTACCACCATAGATAAACCTTTTTGTAAAACAAATTGAGGGGGAGGATTAATCACAAACTTATCATCATTGCCCACAGCCAATACATTTAAACCAAAGCGACTACGGATTTTTATTTCGGCGAGGGTTTTACCGTCAAATTCTTCGGGAATAGATACTTCCACAATACTATTATCAGGGTCTAACTCAAAACGGTCTAAAATGCCCGGTTTCGTCAAAGTATAAGCTAACTCACAGCCTGCCTCGTACTCAGGATATACCACCAAATCAGCGCCCACCTTCTTTAATAATTTACCGTGCATAGCAGATGAAGCCTTTGCTACCACATACTTAACTCCTGCTTCCTTCACATTAAGAGTAGTAATAATGCTTTCTTCTAAATAATTACCGATGGCAACAATGACAGTATCCAATTCAAAAATACCAGCTTCCCTGAGCGCACTTGCCTCTGTAGAGTCCAACTGGATGGCACTAGAAGCGATTTTATCGGTTAATACCTGTGCCACCAATTTTTCATCAATATCAGTTCCTAAAACATCATAATCCATATTATAAAGAGTTTCACACACCGCACGTCCAAACCTTCCTAAACCGATAACAGCAAATTGACGAGTTTCCTTGCGTAAATTGGTGAGAAATTTTAACGAACTCATGTCAAGGCTAAAAATGCCCTTAGACCGTTGATTTTTGCTATTGGGAGAGGGTTTACTGGAACTCATGACTAACCAACTAAAAGATTTTCTTCGGGGTATTGAATGCGTGTAGGACGAGGATCGCCTACCATAGCAGACATAAATAATAATACTCCAACTCGTCCAATGTACATCGTTAAAATAATCACGAATTGAGCGACAACCGATAAATCCGCCGTAATACCAGTGGATAATCCCACTGTAGCAAAGGCTGACACCACTTCAAAGAAAATATTAATGAAATTGAAGTCAGGATGAAGAAAAGAGATGGTAAAAGTAATAATTAAGACCGTTAAAGCAGAGCCAAATACTACTGCCATGGCTTTTAAAATCAAAGATGCTGGTACTTCCCTTTCAAACATAATTATCTCTTGTTTGCCTTGTAATACAGCTTTGGTGGTTTCAAACAAAATGCGCAAAGTTGTGGTTTTTATGCCACCTGCTGTACCACTAGGACTCCCACCAATAAACATAAAACCGATGGTTAGAAATAAACTGGCGGTAGTCATAACACCTAAATCAAGACTATTAAACCCGGCGGTGCGAGTAGTTACGGATTGA
This genomic window contains:
- a CDS encoding chorismate lyase; this translates as MLKVSSVKENWHSLDPIWQGGEKEITSGLPHEQLAPPWQILLLGDGSPTRHLRLLTGEKTAVDVIDMSIIGMAQDNAPDDVARVPNPKLRRQVWLTTASGQRLAYASSWWEANNVDEYLENRALPIWESLSKLHTELYRDVRGIYYGNNAELEKGFGEKGPFWGRHYLFWHRRQPLTLIYEVFSPYLCRYLGPQN
- a CDS encoding lecithin retinol acyltransferase family protein — translated: MARGDQLYVWRQFANLDGVYQHHGIDIGNNEVIHYRKPSEVVEVTSLQIFHRDNPVYVRSYPDGFCFIDDIVISRAYSRLGENEYNLMFNNCEHFATWCKTGVSESQQIKEFIPSIGNIDVFNLFQPMGRALDATNPRQRDKIVKDALDKIKVVWHQLQPQYTQALAEVETWEKVARQALSQNREDLARRALVRKRQAQNEVNRLQKDLEKLATMTEGLIQAK
- a CDS encoding TrkA family potassium uptake protein; this encodes MSSLKFLTNLRKETRQFAVIGLGRFGRAVCETLYNMDYDVLGTDIDEKLVAQVLTDKIASSAIQLDSTEASALREAGIFELDTVIVAIGNYLEESIITTLNVKEAGVKYVVAKASSAMHGKLLKKVGADLVVYPEYEAGCELAYTLTKPGILDRFELDPDNSIVEVSIPEEFDGKTLAEIKIRSRFGLNVLAVGNDDKFVINPPPQFVLQKGLSMVVIGSNNDINRLQ